One uncultured Carboxylicivirga sp. genomic window, ATGTGAAAGAATTAAAACGAGCAGTATCGTGCACCGGGGATAAAGAACTAATGTATAAGGCCAATTTGCATTTACGCACAGCCCTACGTGTTTTGGTTCCTATTGCTAACTTCACTGCAACATCAGAAGACGAATTATATAACGAAATCAAAAAACTGGATTGGTCAGAATACATGTCTACCAAATCTACCTTTGCAATTGATGCCGTTGCTTTTTCTGAGATATTTAAACACTCTAAATTTTTGGCATTAAAAACAAAAGATGCCATTGTTGACCAGTTCAGAGAAAAGACAGGAATTCGACCATCTGTAAAAGTTGAGGATCCTGATTTGCAGATCAATGTACATGTAGCAAAAGATCAGTTTACAATCTCTCTTGACAGTTCGGGTGAATCATTACACCGCAGGGGTTATCGCGATCCGAATCATAAAGCACCATTGAATGAAGTACTGGCTGCCGGAATGCTAAAAATTGCCAAATGGCATAAAGAAATTCCGTTGATCGACCCAATGTGCGGAACCGGTACAATTTTGATGGAAGCAGCTATGATGGCCTGTAATATGCCACCTGCATTCAAAAGAAAGAAAATTGGCTTTATGAACTGGGCCGATTTTGATAAGATTCTTTGGAATAAAATATATACCGAAGCCGAGAACCAGATTCGCTTTCCACGTGTTAAGATTGTAGGTGGAGATAACAATCCTCAGGCAGTAGATATCGCTAAGAAAACATCGCTTGATTTCCGTTTGAACCGTATGATTAGTATTGTTCGCTCTGATATGAAAGAACATATGCCTCATGCCCCACGAGGAATGATGATAACCAATCCTCCGTATGGCGAACGTTTGAAAAAGGATGACCTGAACGGTTTTTACAAGTCAATTGGTAGCCACTTGAAAAAGAATTACCATAACTGGCAGGCCTGGATGATTACATCCAACACCGAGGCTTTGAAACATGTAGGTTTACGTCCGCAACACAAACACACACTGTTTAACGGACCCCTGGAATGTAAATTTGTTGGATACGATATGTTTGAAGGCGAAATGAAGGAATTTAAACAAAAAGTCAACCGAAGCAGAAAAACTGCTCAGAACTGAACCGAAGCAAGTCATAATTTATGAACCGAGTTACAGAATTATTTAAAATTAAATATCCCATTATTCAAGGTGGAATGGTATGGTGCAGTGGATGGAAACTGGCATCAGCAGTCAGCAACAACGGAGGTTTAGGCCTTTTGGGCGCAGGATCGATGTATCCGGAAGTACTGCGCGAACACATCCAGAAAATGAAGAAAGCAACCACCAAGCCTTGGGGAGTAAATGTTCCGTTATTATATCCAAACATTGATGAACTGATTCAGATTTTAATTGAAGAAAAAGTTCAGATTGTATTTACTTCAGCAGGTAATCCGGCAAAATGGACCGGTTTGTTGAAAGAAAACGGAATGACTGTGGTTCATGTAATTGCCAATGCTCGTTTTGCAAAAAAATGTGAAGAAGCAGGTGTTGATGCCATCGTAGCCGAAGGATTTGAAGCCGGTGGTCATAACGGGCGTGAAGAAACGACTACTTTGACATTGATCCCACATATCAGAAAAGTCACCAATCTGCCCTTAATAGCAGCAGGAGGTATTGGCAGTGGTAAAAGTATGTTTGCTGCCATGGCACTGGGAGCTGATGGTGTGCAAATTGGTTCTTTATTTGCCGCTTCTGAAGAGTCATCTGCTCATCAGGAATTTAAAAAGTGTATTCTGGAAACCGGAGAAGGTGGCACCTTGCTTTCACTCAAGAAACTGGCACCTGTTCGCCTGATTAAAAACGCATTCTTCGATCAGGTATTCAAAGCTGAGCAAGAAGGCATGTCAACGCTTGATCTTCAAAAACTATTAGGAAAAGGAAGAGCTAAAAAAGGAATTTTTGAGGGTGATATGATTGAAGGTGAGTTGGAAATCGGTCAGGTGGCAACATTGATTGATGAAATAAAACCTGTTTCAGACATTTTTAACGACTTACTAAACGAATACAAAGCTGTACGGGAAGAAACAGCTCAAAATAACAGATTCGAATTTTAATGATAAACATTGAAAAACGAACACTGTCCAACGGATTAAGGGTAGTAGTTCATGTTGATAGAAGTACGCCATTGGCTGCCATCAACATACTTTATAACGTGGGTGCCAAAAACGAGCATCCCGACAAAACAGGTTTTGCTCACCTATTTGAACATCTAATGTTTGGTGGCAGTAAAAACATCCCTTCATACGATGCACCTTTGCAACGAGTAGGCGGGGATAACAATGCCTGGACAAACAACGATGTTACCAATTACTACCTTACTCTTCCGGCTGAAAATTTAGAAACCGGATTCTGGCTTGAATCAGACAGAATGCTGGAACTTGACTTTTCAGAAAAGAGTCTTGAGGTTCAGCGTAAAGTAGTGATTGAAGAATATAAACAACGCTATCTGAACCAACCTTATGGTGATATCCCATTGTTGGTTGGTCCAATGGCTTACAAGGTTCATCCATATAAATGGCCTACTATTGGAAAAGATATTTCTCACATTGAAAATGCCACTCTGGAAGATGTAAAACAATTTTTCTTTAGTCATTACGCTCCCAATAATGCAATAATGGTGGTTAGCGGAAATGTTGATACTGATAATGTCTTTAAGCTTGCCGAAAAATGGTTTGGTGATATTCCGAGCAGAAAAATCGATCACAATCTAATCCCTGGTGAACCTGATCAGACTGAAGAGCGTAAGCTTGAAGTAGAACGGAAAGTGCCAGCCAGTATGATTCATATGGTTTTCCATATCGGCAGTCGGACTGATCAGAATTTCTATACAACCGATCTTCTTTCTGATGTATTATCCAACGGACCATCTTCACGTTTAACACAGAGTCTTATAAAAGATCAGCAATTATTCAGCGATATTAATGCATACATTTCAGGAGACCATCATCCGGGATTATTCACGGTAACCGGACGATTACTTCCTACAACCAATATGGCGCAGGCAGAAGCTGCCATTCATAAAGAACTGGATAAAATCTGTTCTACGAGAGTTTCTGACTACGAACTACAAAAAGTAAAAAACAAGATTGAATCAACATTGGTATTTTCAGAAATAAACTTTTTGAATAAGGCTATGAATCTTGCTCAATTTGAACTTTTGGGTAATGCTGAAAATATCAATAACGAAGTTGAAAACTATCGTGCCGTAACGGCTGATGGCCTGCTTGAAACAGCTCAAAAAACATTTAAGGTAACGAATCGTTCCACACTGTATTATAACGCTAAAGGATAATGCAAACGCAAATACATCGAAATACCGCCCCAGAATTTAAAACCGTATCAAGCTTTAATCTTTTACCCGTTCAGAAATTTGAATTGGATAATGGAATAAAAGTTCATTTATTAGAAGCCGGTTCACAGGAAGTGACCAAAATTGATTTTCTTTTTCCGGCAGGATCTATACAGGCAGCCAAACCATTGCTGGCATCCATTACCAGTAAGGCAATGATTGAAGGCAGTGAAAAATACAGCGCTGCTGAGATTGCTGAAAAGGTTGACTTTTACGGAGCTTATTTAGGGCAACAAACCGTATTTCATCAGTCTGTTATTACGCTGGTCAGCTTAAGCCATTTTCTGCCTGAGACTTTGGAAATTCTAGAAGATATTATCAAACACCCTACTTTTGACCAGAAAGAAATCGACACGATACTGGGGCGTCGCAAACAGGAGTTTTTAATTGAAAGTGATAAAGTCAAAACACTTGCCACAAGAGCATTAACGCAAAACTTATACGGTAAGGAACATCCTTATGGCAATTATGTTGAGCTAAGTGCCTTTGAGCAGATATCCCGCGATGATATTGTAGATTTTCATGAAAAATCCTACATCCCAGCCGGAACTCATATTATTATCTCGGGTCAGCCGGGTTCCAACATTAAGAATTTATTAAATAAACATTTCGGGCAAATATGGAATCCTAATACTCCTTTGAAAGACTGGCAGCCTGAAATCAATAAAGAATTGAAGGGCGAAATTTTTGTACCAAAGAACGATGCACTTCAGTCAGCCTTAAAAATTGGCCGTCCACTATTTAACAAACTTCACCCTGATTTTCATGGGATGCAGATTTTAAATACGGTACTGGGAGGTTATTTTGGCTCAAGATTAATGACCAATATTCGTGAAGAAAAAGGCCTTACCTACGGCATCTCTTCTTTCATTATGACCTATAAACACACAGGCTTTTTAGTGGTTAGTACTGATGTTAAGGCAGAAAACAGAGAGGTAGCTGTTAAAGAAGTATTCAACGAACTGAAACGTTTGAGAGAAGAGCCCATTATGGAAGATGAATTAACCCTGGTTCGTAATTTCTTAAGCGGTGATATGATTCGTAATTTCGATGGCCCTTTTGCGACATCGGATAATTACAGAGGCCTGATCGATTTAGACATTTCAACGGAATATTTCCACGACTTTTTTGAAGTTTTAATGAACATCACAGCGAAAGACTTACAGGATTTAGCTCAAAAGTATCTGAAAGAAGAGGACTTTATAACAGTGATTGCCGGTAAGTAAAAGATTCATATTATCAGATAAACCTCTGACATAATTGCGTTTATAAGGTTCATTAAAATATTTGAACAATAAATTCTTTAATCATCCGCAATCAATACCTCGTTTGGATTGTTTCAATGCTATGAAATAAGTATTTTAGTTCGCTTTAAACAAGACTTTTGAATGACAGAACGGGAAGAAGAAAAAATGATCAGGGATCAATTTGAAGCATTGATTGATGCTTGTCCCAAATGCCAGACTGAAGAGAACAGAAAACTCGTCACCAAAGCATTTGAACTGGCTCATCATGCTCACAAAGGAATGCGCCGTAAATCAGGTGAACCTTATATTCTTCATCCCCTCGAAGTTGCTCGTATTGCTGCCGAAGAAATTGGTTTAGGTACCAAAGGAGTAATTGCATCACTTCTGCACGATGTAGTTGAGGATACCGACTATACTGTTGAAGATCTGCAAAACATGTTTGGTGAAAAGATAGCCTCTATTGTTTCAGGACTAACCAAATTGGAAGAAGTTTTTGATCAGAGTTCATCTCTTCAGGCTGAGAATTTCAGGAAATTATTGCTTACAATGATTGAAGACGTCCGTGTAATCCTGATTAAACTTGCCGATCGTCTTCACAACATGCGCACCTTAAATTCGATGCCCGAAAGGAAAAGACTTAAGATTGCCGGTGAAACAATTTACTTTTATGCTCCTCTTGCCCATCGACTCGGCTTATATGCTATAAAATCGGAACTCGAAGATCTTAGTTTAAAGTACGAACTACCTAAAGTATTTAATGAATTAAGTGCCAAGGTAAAGGAAAGCGAAGAAAAGCACGAAGAGTTTATTAACAGCTTTAAAGCACCTATTGAGCAACGACTTGCCGGTGAAGGTTACGAGTTTGAAGTATTCGGCCGTCATAAATCCATCTATTCGATCTGGAGCAAGATGCAGAAGAAAGATCTTCCTTTCGAAGAAATTTATGATATCCTTGCCATAAGAGTTATTTTCAAACCCAAAAGTCACTTACCCGAAAAAACACAATGTTGGGCCATTTACTCGATGATAACCGACATTTACAAACCCAAACCAGATCGTTTACGCGACTGGGTTTCTACACCAAAAGCTAACGGATACGAAGCACTCCACAGCACAGTAATGGGGCCAAACGGCAAATGGGTTGAGATACAGATCAGAACCACCCGAATGGACGAAATCGCAGAAAGAGGATTTGCTGCCCATTGGAAATATAAAGCGCAAAAAGAAAAAGAATCAGAACTTGATAGATGGCTTAACATGGTTAAAGAGCTGCTCGAAAATCAGGAATCTGATTCGATGGAGTTTTTGGATGACTTCAAACTAAACCTTTTTGCCTCAGAAATGATGATTTTTACTCCTAAAGGTGATGTAAAAGTATTACCAACAGGAGCAACAGCTCTCGACTTTGCTTTCGACATCCATACCGACATTGGATATAAGTGTATTGGTGCCAAGGTTAATTTTAAGCTGGTTCCATTAAGTCATCAATTAAAAAGTGGCGATCAGGTTGAGATAATTACTTCCGAAAAACAACAACCAAAATACGACTGGCTCAACTTTGTAACTACTGCCAGAGCTAAAGCGCGTATTAAGGATGCCTTCAAAGAAGAACGTAAAGAACTGATCGTAAAAGGCGAGCAAATACTTGAAAAGGCACTTAACAAGAAAAAACTAACCATCAATTCACGCATCCTTCGAAAAATTATGAATCATCATAATATATCGAAACGCGATGAGCTGTATTTCAAAATAGGTAGAGGTTCTCTTAAACTGGATGATCTGCCTAAAGTTTTAAGTACCAAATCGAGCAACAAATGGATTCGTTATTGGAAACTTTCATTTGGTAAAAATTCAGGTAAAGAAGATTTGGAAGAAGAACAGGTTGAGGTTCCAAAGAAAAAAGAACTGGTTCTTTCTGATGCTGATGAAAAAGACCAGTTTACTATTTCTGAATGTTGTAATCCAATACCCGGTGATGATATACTTGCCTATGTTGATGAAGATGAAAAACTGATTCTTCATAGTCGCAAATGTCCCATTGCAATTAAACTGATGTCAAGTCAGGGCGATCGAATTGTATCCGCACAATGGGAATCTCATAAAATACTATCATATCTGGCATTAATTCATTTATCAGGAATAGACCAGATAGGTATCGTTAATAAGATCACCAAAGTCATTTCTGAAGATCAGAATGTAAATATGCGATCTATTAATATTGAAAGTCACGATGGAATTTTTGAAGGAAGCATCTACTTGTACATCCACAACACCGAGGATTTAAATAACCTGATTCTTAACCTCATGAAAATAAAAGGTGTTCATAACGTTTCTCGCCAGGAAAGAATTAAATCATGATTTTTATTTAATCTAAACAAGAGTTTCAATTTAATTAGTTTTTATATACTTTTAAGCACTATTTTAATTGAGACTGCATATGAATAATGTAGAAAACAAAGATGTAGTAAAGCAGATTTTCACTGAATATCTTCAGCGAAACGGGCACAGAAAAACACCCGAAAGATATGCGATACTTGATGAGATTTATAGTCGTGAAGGCCACTTTGACATAGAATCTCTATATATTTTTATGAAGAATAAAAATTACAGAGTAAGTCGTGCCACCTTATATAACACCATCGATTTGCTTTTGGATTGCAAATTGGTTATTAAACATCAGTTTGGTAAAAATATAGCACAATTCGAAAAAGCTTTTGAATCAAAACAACACGACCATTTAATATGCACCAAATGCGGTAAAGTAATTGAGTTCTGTGATCCTAACATTCAGAATGTACTAAATAACGCTGCCGGTTTTAACGAATTCAGAGTTTCGCATCATTCATTGTATGTTTACGGAACCTGTAAATCCTGCGCTGAAAAGGAAGTTAAAGATTAACGAAATTTATTTTAAAAATAAGACCTAAAAAAGAATAGCTTTTAAGGGATTATCCTTAATTTTACCCATCGGAATTTCGGGACAACCGGGAATCCGATTTTTTATTGTTTAAAACGAAGAGAATACCTACAACAACTCTACGTAGTTAAAAAATTAAGGCCTGTTGGCCAATGACTTAAAAGCACAAAAAAATGAAGGTTGATGTTTTACTTGGACTTCAATGGGGAGACGAAGGAAAAGGAAAAGTAGTTGATGTACTTACTCCTAAATACGATGTCATTACCCGTTTCCAGGGCGGACCAAACGCTGGTCACACCCTTGAGTTTGACAATTTCAAACATGTATTGCACAATATTCCCTCAGGAATATTCCATGCCAGTAAAGTAAACATCATTGGAAATGGAGTAGTGTTGGATCCAATTACTTTCAAAAAAGAAATTGATTCATTAAAAGAAAAAGGCTACGACATCACTGATAACCTATATATCTCAAAAAAAGCTCACCTTATTTTACCAACTCACCGTATTCTTGATGCTGCTTCTGAAGCTTCAAAAGGCAAAACCAAAATTGGTTCTACCCTTAAAGGAATCGGCCCTACTTATATGGATAAAACCGGCAGAAACGGTTTAAGAGTAGGTGATGTATTGCTTAATTTCGATGAAAAATATGCTGCATTAAAAGATAAGCATGAGAAGATGCTTACAATGTATGATTTTGAATACAGCATTGAAGAATTTGAGACTGGATTAGCTGAAGGTATTGAGTTATTGAGAAGCTGTAAATTAATTGACAGTGAACACGAAATCAATAAATACATCAAAGAAGGCAAAAGCATTTTAGCAGAAGGAGCACAAGGTACTCTTTTAGACATTGATTTTGGTTCTTATCCTTTTGTAACATCATCGAATACCATTTGTGCAGGAGCATGTACCGGAATGGGTGTGGCGCCTAATAAAATTGGTGAAGTATTCGGTATTTTCAAAGCATACTGTACCCGTGTTGGTAGTGGTCCATTCCCAACAGAACTCTTTGATGCTGATGGTGAAGAAATGCGTTCAGCAGGTAATGAGTTTGGTTCTACAACTGGTCGTCCACGTCGCTGTGGTTGGATTGACTTAGTTGCTTTGAAATATGCTGTAATGATCAATGGAGTTACCCAGTTGATTATGATGAAAGGTGACGTACTTAGTGGTTTCGATACTATTAAGGTTGGTACCGCTTACAAAATCAATGATGTGGTAACTGATGAGTTCCCATATGAACTTCCAGAAAATGTAGAGGTTATTTATGAAGAACTACCTGGTTGGAAAACCGACTTAACAGGTATTAAAGCTGAAGCTGATTTCCCTAAAGAATTGTCAGACTATATTACTTATTTGGAAGACAAACTGGAAGTGCCAATTAAAATTGTATCTGTTGGTCCCGACAGAGAACAAACAATTGTTAGATAGTACATACTATTTTATATCACAAAGCCAGATAATTAATTATCTGGCTTTGTTTTATATTTCATTATTTGTAATAGAAAATCGGGCAACCAAAACAGGCTCTTTAAAAAGTAAAACCTCTTTTCTTTCGTAAGAATATAAATCCTCCTCTTTTACAATTTCAAATCCCATTTTCTCAAACAGATCAATAGATGCCTTGTTATGGATTCTAATTATTGCAATTACTGAATTATATTTTTCCTTTCGCAGAAATTTAATAGCCGATATAATTAATTTTTCAGCAATATGTCTTCTCCTGTAAATTGATTTAACAAACACATCATAAATTAAACAGTACTGGAATTCTGCTTCCTGAAAGATCCCTATCATCACGCTAAGATTTCCCACCAACTTTTTAGATGCAGTTAAAGGGGTAAAAATTCGCGAAGGAACACGAATATTCCGATACTTGTACTCCCCCAATTCTGATTTGATAAGTACTTTCTTATTTGCCTTATTACTAATACGGTAATAAAAATAAATAGTACTTAGTATAGCTGTTTTAATAAATGAATAAAACTTAGTCATATAATAAAAGTAATTCTTCTCCTATGTAAAACCTATCTTTGCATAAAATTTAGACGCATGATTACTCGTCCAACACTTTTACTTGATAAAGATAAATGTATTGCCAACATTGAAAAAATGGTAAAAAAGGCTCACGAAAACAAGATTGTATTTCGTCCTCATTTCAAAACTCATCAGTCAGCCGAAATTGGCGAATGGTTTAAACAATATGGAGTTGAATGCATTACTGTTTCATCAGTAAAAATGGCCGAATACTTCGCAGCAAATGGTTGGAAAGATATTACGATTGCCTTCCCCGCCAACATTTTGGAATGGGAAAACATCAACCAGCTGGCAAGCAAAATAAATATTAACCTGGTTGTTGAATCTATTGAAACAATTCAGTTTCTTGAAGAAAAAATTAATTCTCCTATCGGGATATACATTAAAGTCGATACAGGTTATGGACGAACAGGTATTAAGGCTGATGATTTTGTGACAATAAAACACTTATTAAATTCACTTAAGACCTGCAAAAACCTGATTTTTATAGGTTATTTGTGCCATACAGGCCATACTTACAATACAAGATCCAAGGATGAGGTAGTAGCTATTAATAATACTGCAAGCGAACAATTACTGGCATTAAAAATATTTATGTCTTCTGATTTTCCTTTAGCTGAAATTTCATTTGGTGATACTCCCTCCTGCTCTGTTTTAGATGATTTTGGTGATTACAACGAAATACGACCGGGTAATTTTGTTTTTTATGATGAAACTCAACATAAAATCGGGTCATGTAATCGAAATGAAATTGCTGTTGCATTGGCTGCCCCAATTGTTGCCAAGCATCCCGAAAGAAATGAAATAGTTGTACATGGAGGTGCCGTACATCTGTCAAAAGACACAATAAAGGATGAAAATGACAATAACTATTATGGTATAGCTGTTGAATTAAATAACAATGGTTGGGATACTGATAAAGTAATCGGAACGGTCACAAAGATTTCTCAGGAACATGGTATTATTGCGGTTGAAGACAATGTGATGAATCGTGTTAAAGTAGGAGATCTAGTAGCAATTATTCCAATTCACTCCTGCCTGACAGCTAATTTAATGAAAGAATATCTGACTACAGAAGATAATATAATAAAGATGATGACTTAAATTTCTAATATCATTATCATATGAATGGTGTTTAAATTATTTGATAATAATTAATAATGATAAGGTTTCAGCTAATAAAATACCTGATCATTTAGAAATCTAATTTTATAGCATAAAAACGGAACACTTTTTGCTTTTTACCGTTGAACTAGACAATCTAAGAAAATAATCATGGGGAAATTACACTTTTTTATCATAATCGTAAGTATCATCGCTTTTTCATCTTGTAAAAGTAAACGTCTAGTCAATCAGGCAACAAAATTTGATGACGCCGGATTATATATGGATGCGGCTAATCTTTATTATAGATCATTATCTGCTAACAACAGCAATATTGACGCTAAACTTGGACTTCAACGAACCGGTCAATTGGTGTATGAAGACAAAATAAAATCATTTAAAACCCAATATAATAACGGCAACACCAAAGATGCGGTCTACGCTTATCTTGAAGCTGATAAATATTACAACATGATATCAGCCGTTGGTGTTAAATTAATTGGTCAGGAAGATCAAATTACCTATTACGAGGAGGTGAAAGATAAATACCTTGGTGAACTATATCAAAATGCCAGCCAAGCACTAAGTCTTGAAGAGTTCAATCAGTCGGAAAACCTGTTCAACGAAATATTAAGTATTGATTCGAATTACAAAGATGCCAAGAGTCAGTGGATCATTGCAAAATACGAACCTATTTACCGACGAGGAAATACTTTGTATAACACTCAATTATTCAGAAGTGCCTATCATGATTTTGACATCATTAACAGAGGAACTAAGGGATATAAGAACAGTATCGAACTGCAACAAGCTGCTTTAGACAATGCTCGTTTAACAATTGCCATTTTACCAATGCAGGTTTATTCGAAGAGTTATCAAACAAATGCCAATCTATGCTTGCAATCAATATTTAATGGCATTCAAAATATTCAATCTCCATTCTACCAGGTTATCGATTCTAAAAGTATACTATCCATTAGAAATTGGGATCAGATAAAGGATGCTGACATGGCAATACAGTTGGCAAAGAAATGGGGACACCAATTTGAAGCTAAAAGCATTCTGGAAACCAATTTGATAAAATTCAATGAACGTCAAGGCAGATTATCAAAAGTTGAAAAGAAAGGTTACTTAAAAAGAACTGTGGAAGTCACTAATACCACTACTCAACTTAAAGAGAAAAAAGTTATTTATGACAAAGTCCGTTATTTCGAATACAAACAAAGTAATAGCCTCTTAATGGAGCTTAACTATTCTCTAACCAGAATTGACAAAGATGAATTAGGGGTATCAAATTCTTTCTCAGCTAATTTGTCAGATGAAGTAAATTATGCTCAATTTGAAGGTGACTATAAAAACCTTGTTCCAGGTTATTGGAAGTCAATTTCTAGTGATTCTGATGCCGATAAGATTTATGATGATAGTAATTCAGTAAATAAATTGCACGAATTGTTTAAAAATCCAAAGGAGCTTAAATCTATCTCCGATCTAAAAAAAGAAGCATTCGAAGCATGTACTTTACAAATCACAGAAGATATTAACAAGTATCAACCTGAAAACTAACCCTACACCAAAATGCGATTATTATATTTTCTTTTAATCATTGGTTTGCTTACTGGCTGTCAATCAAAAAAGAAGCAGGCTGAAATAATTGAAATGTCTAAACCGAGCTGGCTAAAAAATCGCCCAGTTTCGGAAAGCTATTTTTATGGTATTGGAATTACACCTAAAGTGGGAGGATCTCAATATTATACAGACAGAGCTAAAGATAAGGCATTGGCTGATCTGGCTCAACAGATTAACACCAGGGTTAAAAGTGAAACCAGTTTCATAAAAACTGAGAACAATCAAGGAGTATATGAATATATTCAAAGTAGAATAAACGCTACCTCCAATGAATTTTTAGAAGGTTATGAATTTGTTGATAACTGGGAAGATGAATCTAATATGTACGCGTTTTACCAATTATCCAAATCAGAGTTCTATACTCTCAAAGAAGAAAGAAAAAACAAAGCCATAGAACTGGCGTGGTTAAAAATAAGTCAGTCCAACGAACAGGAAAATAGTTACAACTACGTTGAAGCCATTGAACTTTACGGATCAGCCATTGATGCTTTAAGTGGATTTTTAAACGAGGAAACATCAAAACTAATTGATGG contains:
- a CDS encoding GNAT family N-acetyltransferase, whose amino-acid sequence is MTKFYSFIKTAILSTIYFYYRISNKANKKVLIKSELGEYKYRNIRVPSRIFTPLTASKKLVGNLSVMIGIFQEAEFQYCLIYDVFVKSIYRRRHIAEKLIISAIKFLRKEKYNSVIAIIRIHNKASIDLFEKMGFEIVKEEDLYSYERKEVLLFKEPVLVARFSITNNEI
- a CDS encoding alanine racemase translates to MITRPTLLLDKDKCIANIEKMVKKAHENKIVFRPHFKTHQSAEIGEWFKQYGVECITVSSVKMAEYFAANGWKDITIAFPANILEWENINQLASKININLVVESIETIQFLEEKINSPIGIYIKVDTGYGRTGIKADDFVTIKHLLNSLKTCKNLIFIGYLCHTGHTYNTRSKDEVVAINNTASEQLLALKIFMSSDFPLAEISFGDTPSCSVLDDFGDYNEIRPGNFVFYDETQHKIGSCNRNEIAVALAAPIVAKHPERNEIVVHGGAVHLSKDTIKDENDNNYYGIAVELNNNGWDTDKVIGTVTKISQEHGIIAVEDNVMNRVKVGDLVAIIPIHSCLTANLMKEYLTTEDNIIKMMT
- a CDS encoding LPP20 family lipoprotein → MRLLYFLLIIGLLTGCQSKKKQAEIIEMSKPSWLKNRPVSESYFYGIGITPKVGGSQYYTDRAKDKALADLAQQINTRVKSETSFIKTENNQGVYEYIQSRINATSNEFLEGYEFVDNWEDESNMYAFYQLSKSEFYTLKEERKNKAIELAWLKISQSNEQENSYNYVEAIELYGSAIDALSGFLNEETSKLIDGEKIDLYETSRNGILEIVKLLSIKCSEIELIGQKESSINSDAYLSANLLDKKVSGLPIKFTYSGGYIINETIESDSNGKVPIPTLKYNKKDTELLTVEVDFVNLARKVSKNLLVRQLIENQKKQSCLIDIRFK